The genomic stretch AAATTATGCAATGTAAAAGATTGTATACTTTGGGTCCAGTCTTTGCCTAGACTATACAGGCGCACTATACTGAAAAGTGGATCAAGGAGTCCTATATATAGGATGTGGGTGGAGGAGAGTTTTAATGAGTCCTCTTTTCAATATAGTGCATAGGCAAGGACTGAACCCAAAAGTTTGCAATTTAAAAGGTTGTATGAGTACACGCAACACACGTTTCAAATGCCTTCTTTTTAAGATAACTGCTGAATCAAGATGAGACACTATTATTTTTGCTACCTTTTCAGTGTTTCCAGTGGCTCCTTTCTGTCAATGATCCCAGTTTCCGGATCAACAGTTGTTAAAATACACCTGTAATGATAGACAATGTTAGGCAACAGCAGTTACTCAATATTTATTTGTCCTTCAAATATATTCTTAAACCCTTACCTGGGGCAAGCCATTGTCCCTTTCATCTGCACATTACCAATTTGTATCTTATTCCAGGAATCCTAAGGGAAATGTAAACATTGATATAATATTATATTTTCACAATATTTGCATTTAAATATTTCCCAGAAGTTGGCTTTGAGCACGGTCATTACTATAAGACGAAGCATCATTTTACAGCATCATGCTTTCTTGCATCCTCATAATAAGAGCTAGAATAGATatgctattatttttaataaaacatgttATCATTGCATTTGTCAACATCAGTATATTAATCATCTACTCAAAGCAGACTGATCAGTTTTGCAAAAGTTACAGGGTCAGCTGCATGCATTACCAAATTGCTTCAGATACACGCCACTAAAAGGTGACAACCAGATCATTTAAAATGTGCCTGTCTTAAACCAGACATGGTTTTTATTAAAAACCCGTAATTTACCAAACATAAAATGCAGGTTAATACAAAAAGGGAGAACCAAAAAAGCCTTCTGCAGAGTGTATTTTCTAGTCATGAGTGTTTGTGTTCCGATTTCACAATTGATAATTAACACTATTTAATCTAAAAAATTTTAAGTTAACTACAGTTCCACAAAACGTTATCAATGAAAACAAGCAAAGTCAGTCTTCACTTATCAGCCCAGAAGATTCCTAATGCAATCCTACTTGGAAGACAGAGGCACAATCCTGCAATGGGAATTTTAGGTCCTCAGGAGCAAAGAGGAACTCTCCAGAGTGAACCCAAACATGTAAAATCTGCACCACTCCACCATGTAAACCCACAGTTTTATCTACACTAATTAAATGTTGAAAGTTAGAGAACCAATAAATATGCAGCAGTTATGGTACTATTGGACCATCAGAATGAGCTTTTATTTATAAGCAAAATGTGATAAAAtatcacacacactcactcccaaatttttttttcctctatcATTAGACGTCTTATACTGTACATAAGATTTCCCATTTGAGGTCTAAAGGCAAGCATGAAGTCCCAGCCTCACATTTTCAATACATTCCTTTTATGCTTCACTAGGTTGCATAAATATCAATTAATATCCACAAACCTATTATCTCCCTTTAAACTTTGCAAGCATTTATAGTATAATTTCTCAGGCTCTATTTGTACCTGGGAGTCAGCGACTGGTGGCCAGATGTGCCAGGGCAAACCCCAAGATAGCTGCTTTCCTTATATGTATTTGGGGTTTACACCATTGCAGCTACACCAGTCACTGGCTATTGATGGCTAAATCAGAGTTAATCCCAAGTACAGCCAAGGCTTTAGATGTTCTTTGGACTCTATATCCCAAGGAAATAGGGTTCTGAAGAACACATCCAACACTCAGAACAAATAGCAATTAAAGTACTGTAGATCAGGGTTTTTCAAACTTTGGGTTGCGACCCACTACTGGGTCACGGCACGTAGACTCTGGgtcgctctggtcagcaccaccgaccgggaCGTTAAAAGTTCTgtcagcagtgctgcccagctaaggcaggctagtgcctatcTGTTTTGACACTGCGCTGAGCCCTGGAAGTAGCCAGCAGTGggtccagcttctaggcaggggggccacggggctccgcgcactgcccccaccccaggcactggctccgcactcccattggctgggaaccaccaatgggaactgggggggtggaggggagacgGTGCCTGCAGGAGAGAGTTGCGTGAAGCCGCTtttgcgcctctgcctaggagccggacctgctgctggccacttctggggcgcagcgcagtccgcggtgccaggacaggcgggaagcctgcctctgcatcctggctgtgctgctgaccgggagccaccagaggtaactctgcaccccaatcctctgccccagccctgagctcccccacaaacctggaaccccttcctgcaccccaaactcctcatccccggccccagcccagagcctgcaccccagcccagagtcctgacctcctcctgacccccaacccctctgccccagccttgagcccctctcacaccccaatcccctcatccccagctccactgggtggCGGGCATcagcaattttcttcaactgggtccccagaaaaaaaagttttaaaatcacTGCTGCAGATCATTTACCTCCTCATAAGCACTGCAACCCGTAACCACAATATTTGGTCTGAAGTTCTGTATTTTAACTTTCTTCTCCAGCCTAGTATTTAGATCTTCCAACGAAGCTTCTGAGAGGATCATGGCCGGGCTGCAGTCAGGATAGGCAATCTACAAAAATGAAGGCAAATAAATCCTAATGCTCCTACAAGAAAATGCTTCTCAACAGTCAAAGTCTGCAGAACTTTCGATGGCCAAGAAACAGATAACTGTGAACTGATGGCCATATATTTAGCCACATAGTTTTATGTTGTTGTAGTCACATTCTTAAGACTCAGGGGCAGTATTTTGAGAAGTGAAATAATTTGCCCCTTCCCAGCATAGTAGCCATTGTAAATTAATAGTAAAGTTTGACCAAATACAAATTTCCATTTATAAGTTGTTTATAAAATATCAATAATAGATGGAAGAATATTACAGACACGAGTTTTCCGTGTTGCAGATATCAGTAGAAGATATTACAGAAGGTTATAAGCAACCCATTGAGTTGTTGGACTCTAACAATCTCTAATCAATTAACCATTTGAtaaaacatctattaatcatttactactattttataaaatgatttATAAATGGAATTTTCATATAAAAGGTGACCCCTATTTAATTACGAAGTCCAGAActattatttttctaattttttttctgcaagTCAAGTGTTTCCTTCAGCCCACAGAGAGCCTAGTTCCTAATTCTCTACCCTTCTTTGCATACCACTTGGTCAGCATGAAGTTTATTTGCATATTTATAGTTCTCTGCCTAGGGATGTCTTTCTCTGGAGTGTCAgaaaaaaagacaattccctttccTGTCCCCAGACTTACAAATAGCAAACTGACTATGTTTTTCAATATTTCCTTATTTCAATCTATATCAAATGAGATTTTCTGATAGACTGAATCCACTCTATCACAAACTCTGGGTAAGAGATTTACTCAACAAACATTATCAAAATTAAGTTGCAATTGATCATTAATGGCACTGACTTTTTGTCATGGAGGCTGCCACTTTGGCAAAAAGCGTTACTAAATAATACTTTAAGAAAACTCCCTCTGCACACATCCGTACATGGGACAAGCGTAAAAGACTTTGAAGGCAGTTTTCAGGAGAGTTTCAGTGCACACTGAaagtctcccttccctcccaaacCATCCTTTTTTCCTTGCACACATTGTACAAAATCTGTAAAATGACAGGTAGTCTGTACCTCCCCTCTCTCAAATAAGTGAAAATGTGCAATGAAATTTGTTTACATTGCTCTATCCTCCACATTAACATCAACAGCACCACGCTGTGCTCCCTGAGTACCTGCATCTGCCGAATTAGCACCTTACAGTATCTTCTGTTTCAGTGAGCGCTTCATTGAAACCATTACCCCTCTTAATGGTCTTAATTAGTCTTCATTTACTTGTCAagaagacacacacagagagtagaGATTTTAATATAACTTCTTGTACATGTTTTCTGTTTAAGCAACAACACCAGGTAAAATGCTGATGCTCAATAAACAACAACACTcacagctgcagggcagggtaCTCAATCTGCATCTCCATGCACTACCAAAGCCAACTATACTCCAGGGGGAACTCTTACCTGGAGAAGGAGAGATACTGTTTTCAACACCCAGCTCCCTTGAGGATTTTGCTTAGGGGAGGTACAGTGGAGGATGGGAACGAGAGGGAGGAAGGGCAGCTGTCCATTCCTGACCCCAGGAAGCAGAGGCTGCCAAAGGAGTGCACTGATTTAGCACATCACCCAACTTCCCTGCCCTTGTACCCGGTTTCTAATGCAGTGGTTGCAGGCCCACTCCAAGGGAGAGGGGATTGTGGGCAGCTTGTGCTGCCATAACCCTCTTTTGTGTGGGCTTTCCTCAGTGGAAGCACTAACCCTCTGATTAACACAGGGCTCAATCCAGCCACTATAGTATCTGTAAACAAAATAGAAGTAAAGACCGTTCATATTAGAACAGTGCTGCACAGAACCAGGGATAGAGACAGCAGAGGGAGTTTCAGGACACATTGAATTTATCAATAAACTGCCTTCAAAAACCCCAGCATCTCTCATTCATTAAAGTGCATCAGGAGTTCCCCTTAGTCACATGCTGGGTCACTTCTTGTCAAAATGACAGCCTCAGATTCTGTAGCTCTTCGTGTTCAATAACTTTAATTGATTTAAAACACCATTTAAGCAAGCGAGCAAACCCATGGGACTGCTCATATGCATGAAGTAGGTATTTCAGTATGACCAGGCTTCCCCATAGAACAAGTATTACAATAGGAGGGTTGGGTGGGAaggaagacacacacaaaaaaggattATCGAGGAAAACTTTCACCTAACCTCATCTGTGGATCGGAAAGTGGTGAATACGTCTCTGGACTTCCTAGGGGCCATGTGTGGCTCAAAATGCACCAGTCGATATGACTGTGTATTCAAGAAGGTGGTGAACCACTGAGCTGCCTCATCTCCACAGTCCCTGCCTTGGATATCCAATCCAAACAGCCTAAAAGAAGCGTGAGATAGTTTAAAAGCAGAGAACTCAAGTGGACTTATTTTCATCTCCACAATCCAAAATCAAACATCTTGcttttataaaacaaagaaaaagatgcCGTCAATGAGCTCTCTGAGTGACGATAAAGAGATTAAATATGGAATTTTTGGATTCCGACTAATTGTAAGTTCAATTCTGGACCCACTAAGACATTCTgtgcaaatgtttaaaaaatccaaacaaatccAGTACATGCAACGCCAGTTCCTTGCAGACAAGCAACCAGAACAGTGGTACTGATAAATACAGTAATCAAATTTCCCACCTGTTAGGGATTGAACAAGTTAGGCTGAGTTAACTGTTACAACAATGTACTGTAATACACAACATCCATTTGCCATgctagatttaaaagaaaaaagtgagatTTATTCTACACACTTGTGTCAATAATACCAAGTATAATTCCactccatttttcatttttaaaagacagaaaacctTTACCAAAAGATACACCAATTTAGATTTGATCAATTTAAGCAAGCGAATGACAGTTTTCAAGAGCAGTTAGTCACTGTCGATCAACATTTGTTAATCCCATCCCTTGTGATTAAGGAAGTGTTGCCTCAAATTCTAGGGGCATAAGAATTTAGACAAAAATGAGAGATTATGCCACCTAAAGATTACATCAGGTGACACTTTTATCAACACAAAGATAGTCTTTCTGTTCcttaagcattttttattaaGGGGCAAGGATAGACGATACCATAGTTAAGGCTGCAAGATGGTTTCTGTTTAAAGCGGATATTGCGtcctttttttaaatccacataCTCAGTCAAATTAGCTTGAGAATGGGTTTGTCAATTCAGAAGCCAGAGTAGAGTGCGTGAAACAAATTTAGAGTCATTTGATCCTGCAGTTCCTGACAAAATAACCCCTCATTTTGGGGGAGGGCTGTGTAAGTCCAACATTTTCCCAACACAGGAAGGTAAAAATAGGGTGATATATGAAACTTGTCTCTCTGAAGTACCCCTTATTATAAATGTGTGCAAAGCCCTGAGTTATGGAATGagatagaatcacagaaccatagggtcagaagggacaacAAGGATCATCTAGTTAGGGGGCCCTACCAACAGGACAACAACTATAATGGCTACCATAGTCCTCTGACACCATTTCTCAGCCTGCGTGGAGTAAGGGGTGGGGACAGAAGGAATCAGAAACTCCTGCTGAGGCAAATAGTGAGGCTGGTGTATGGGGTGAGCTAAACAAGTGACCAACCAGAGCTGCACATCCCCCAACACTGCACAGCCTGAGACATTGTTTTAGTTTCAGTTTTAAAACTTAACTGTGGGAGCTACCCCTGGAGTCCCTGTGAGAATCCCACTGCCCACAAAGGGAATCGAGCTCTATGGCAGTTAGAGTTGCCAGacatccagttttcgactggaaagcccagtcaaaaagggactctTGTGGCTCCGGTCAACATGGCCTAATGAGCCACTAAAAGTCTGGACGGTGGCACACcggtggctccctgcctgccctagctccacatggttcccagaagcagccaccaggtccctgcggccCTTAAgcgcatgggcagccagggcGGCACCgcacactgccctgcccccagagctggctccacagctctcattggccgggaaccacgaccaatggtagctgcgggggcggtgcctgcaggtgccagggcagggcatggagcctccctggcccccCATGTGCCATGGGGCTGCAGagacctggtggccgcttcctgggagctgcagtaagTTCACATGGGGGTCCCAAAATATGTAGCGTGGGGAGTGGAGGTTGTTGTTTTTGTATAAACACCCCAATGTAGATTCACTCCATCATGACAGAATGGCAGCCAAGACATATTGAAGGGGTGTTGTGATTGTGACCCCATGCACCAGATCGCAATGCTGCTCACTCGAGTGGGTGAAGTTCTTTCAATTCATGCACAAATCTGCACCAGTGAATGAGTAGACAGAGACAGTCCTCACAAACAGTTGAGATTTACGTTGCCTTCCCAATAGAATCAAGAAGAAAGGAGAGTACTGGCCAGGTACAGAAACGAATTCCTTTTCCAATAGGAGTAAACAAGCTGGGATGCAAATTTACTGCAGAGATATGTATTGCAGGGAACATCACTGAAGTGTATTCTTATTCAAATTAGAAGACAGGGGCCCAGAAGTGTATGTCTGTGTAGGGTCTGATGATggattaatccagccctgcaggccagtggctctcaactttccAGACTAGTGTAccactttcaggagtctgattcgtCTTGTggaccccaagtttcacctcacttaaaaactactttcttacaaaatcagacatcaaaatacCAAAGTTTCACAGTACGCTATTACTGAAaagttgcttactttctcatttttaccatataaattataaaataaatcaacgggaatataaatattgtatttacatttcagcatacagtatatagagcagtataaacaagtcattgtctctaTGAATTTTtagtactgactttgctagtgctttttatatacctgttgtaaaactaggcaaatatctagatgagttgatataccccctggaaaACATCTGTGTAACCAAAGAAATACACATACCcttgcttgagaaccactgctgcagGCTAAGGATAGGGGGAGTCAGCATAGCATGAGCCCTGGTGGGAGTCTCGGATGGAGAGACTGCACAGAGGGACAGGAACCTACGGGGAGCTCTTCTCTCCATCAGGGCAAGGAAACAAACCTATGGGggcccctcttccccagcccaagAAGCTCTAGGACCACCCTTTGTCCCAGTGCAGTCCTGAGGGAAGTTACTCAGCAACTTACCTCTCTGGCTGCTACCCTAGAGACTCCAGCTCCGAGCCCTGTCACAAGGAAAACCTGCTTGGCACTGTCACAGGGCTTTCCCAAGGCAGGCTGTCtgccaggggaggaggagagttgCAGATCCATCTGTCTCACAGCCCTAGCTCTTTGCCCCTCACCCTCCACTGCCAGCAGCTCCACCTCCCTTCCCCTATTTCAGGCTGCAGGACaggggccccagccctgcctcccagcacaGAAAGTTCCCAACTGGGTGGACACAAGCAGCCCACAGGAGATTCCAAAGGAGCCCAGTGGTGGTGGCTAGCAATTTTTGGGCTACTTTTTCACATAATCAGAAAGCCTGATAGAAGACAGGAGAGgaccctgcccctgcagcccccaggtaAGAGGGCTAAGAGAGGTAAGAGGGCTTTTTTGTTTAAGCTGGCCAACAACACAGCACTGCAACACTCCATCTCAGGACTCAGCCTTAACATACAATTTGCCTAAGAAGGTGCCAGGGATGGAGCCGGGGGTTAGGATGAGTTGCGAGTGTTGGGAAGTTAGGGAATGATTtattttttacttatttatttacttataaccttaaccccttccttccccagatcCTATTTTCCTGTACCCAATAAAGTCCCCCTTTGCTATGCTGTTATTTTGGGTGTGTCAATCCTTTGCAGGGGgttgtgtttgtttgctttattgTCCCTTGTATAGTGGGCTTTATATTTCTTGCCAGCTACCACTACCATTTAATTCTCTCAAAGAACAGCAGAGCAATGAGTCACAGTGGGTGGAGGCACCAGGCACCAGAAGAGAACCCAGAACCTAATCCTGGAAGGAAAAAGAGGATACGCCACTCCGAACATCAGTGATAGCAAGCACCAAATAGAAGGGGGGGAGCTCGAACCACAGCACAGAGGAGGgactacaaactttttttttaaatgacattttctcTGAAAAGTGAAATATTGTGGATCAGATCTTAGAATACATagaagacagattttaaaaagataatgCTATTTTCCCCCCAAGCGTTCCATCGTAAACAGCATCACCGTCAATTTATATCCAtcttatgtaaattaaaaagaaaaactgaactaCAACAGTTAATAGTTAAATAGTTAATAGTAGTTTCCATAGCAACAATTTACACTTAGAGTTGGCAAATATAGTTCcttataaagctgctttattctcAACGCCAGCAGCTAGAAGAATTGGTACTCTAATGTCTTCTGCTATCCAAAGGAGAAGCCCTTGGCACCACGCTCATGTGGGTTACCAACATTTACAGCTGCCACAATATTCTTAAATGTAACTGACATTTTAACAGGGAAAAAGTGTTCTTCCCTTTTCTGCTAGGCACTGGCCATTTTCCAAGGTAGATTTCAGTACAGGTAAAATACCTAATGTCATAAATTCCAGTTTACCAATTCTATGTGATGTTGCACATCACACAGAATTTGCTTATTGGAAATCAAGAAATAGCTACATAcatgaccaagattttcaaatgcaaacaCGCAGCCAAGCTAAATGCAGAATAGACAGTAAATAGGCATGAGTAATTTGGCAGATATAGTGTATAATCTCTGATAACCTTGATGTCCTCTCCGAAAATTTGACTTCAATAATAAGTGGACTTATTAAaaaattaaggccagaaggaaccattatgataaCATAgcctgacctcttgcataacacagaccatagcatttcacccagtaattcctgcatcaagcccattaAGGTACATTACACTTTCTTTGTAAAATACTGAAAGAAAAGCATATTAAATTAAAGTTAgtacttcaaaaagaaaaatcttcctCTAATACCTGCAATTGTGCACTGAATTCTTCCTGGAGAGTTTGACTAGAACACGCAGTTCCTTCATTTCTGGAGCATTCAGGGTTAAGTAGCCATTTTCACAGTTTACGGAAATCAGGACCAGCCGAGGCTCCTGTCGGGCAGTAACCATATGTCCATCCTCATTAATCAGAAGCCAAAACCTGCAATTTAAAAGGGAATGaaatatattaaacattttaCTTACACAGCACCATCAATGATCAAGACACTGGAGTGCAAAGAGAGAGATTTCCTGATGCACAGAGCTTAGACATTTTCTTCTTATCATAACTACTCAGGTTTTTCCTTAGCAAGTCTGATGTCCCTCCCCTTTATGCCCTGTACAATGCAGTGATGTCTCTCATTAAAAAGACTATTACTAAAACTAATAAGCTATAGCACAactgggggcgggtgggggaaATCCCCGGACAGCTCCGAtccccagcagctcctcagctgcCACGGTTGGCAGGGGATCCCCGAAGCTCCCCAGTCCGTGGGTGCTGGGgacccccagagctccccagccaCCAAGGGCAGTGGGTGGCTGGGGCATCCCAGGCAGCTCCTCAGCTAATGCTGCCGGTGGGAGAATCCCCGGGAGCTCCCCAGCTGCCACAGGCGGGGTCCc from Lepidochelys kempii isolate rLepKem1 chromosome 3, rLepKem1.hap2, whole genome shotgun sequence encodes the following:
- the MTARC2 gene encoding mitochondrial amidoxime reducing component 2, coding for MSGSSWALGGSGLLPPLPQSQAAWLGAAGALALAALLGAAVWRWAGRRAGSPRLQRVGTVSGLFVYPVKSCRGVALRRAEVTALGLRSGEMRDRFWLLINEDGHMVTARQEPRLVLISVNCENGYLTLNAPEMKELRVLVKLSRKNSVHNCRLFGLDIQGRDCGDEAAQWFTTFLNTQSYRLVHFEPHMAPRKSRDVFTTFRSTDEIAYPDCSPAMILSEASLEDLNTRLEKKVKIQNFRPNIVVTGCSAYEEDSWNKIQIGNVQMKGTMACPRCILTTVDPETGIIDRKEPLETLKSYRLCDPSERHLYKSHPWFGWYYGIDKTGTLQVGDPVYKIVR